In Phragmites australis chromosome 17, lpPhrAust1.1, whole genome shotgun sequence, the following are encoded in one genomic region:
- the LOC133897121 gene encoding aspartyl protease family protein 1-like, translating into MLCMAALVRALLVAAVAAAAAEALSLDVHHRYSAAVQGWMGHRAPATGTAEYYAALAGHDLRRRSLATEAGGEVAFADGNDTYWLNEFGFLHYAEVALGTPNVTFLVALDTGSTLFWVPCDCIKCAPLVSPDYRNLKFNVYSPQKSSTSRKVPCSSNLCDLQNACPSASNSCPYSIEYLSHNTSSSGVLVEDVVYLITESGQPKIVTAPITFGCGQIQTGSFLGNGAPNGLLGLGMDSTSLPSLLASEGIAANSFSMCFGEDGHGTLNFGDMGSSDQQETPLSIYKQNPYYNISITGVTVGSKSFNTMFSAIVDSGTSFTTLADPMYTEITSSFNSQVQDKPSQLNSSLPFEYCYSVSAKGSVNPPNISLAAKGGSIFPVNDPIITLTDTASNPIGYCLAIMKSEGVNLIGENFMSGLKVVFDRERMVLGWKIFDCYSADSSSNLPVNPNPSAVPPKPALGPNSYNPEAVNVLQPSASFSLQQYFNRNVVMAAALLFLAIL; encoded by the exons ATGCTGTGCATGGCGGCGTTGGTGCGGGCGCTGCTTGTGGCCGCcgtggctgcggcggcggcggaggcgctgAGCCTGGACGTCCACCATCGGTACTCGGCGGCGGTGCAGGGATGGATGGGGCACCGCGCTCCGGCGACCGGGACGGCAGAGTACTACGCGGCGCTGGCCGGGCACGACCTCCGGCGGCGGTCACTCGCCACCGAGGCCGGCGGGGAGGTGGCCTTCGCCGACGGCAACGACACCTACTGGCTCAACGAATTCGGATT CTTGCATTACGCGGAGGTGGCGCTGGGGACGCCGAACGTGACGTTCCTGGTGGCGCTCGACACCGGCAGCACCCTCTTCTGGGTGCCCTGCGACTGCATCAAGTGCGCCCCCCTCGTCTCCCCCGACTACAGG AATTTGAAGTTCAACGTGTACAGCCCTCAGAAGTCGAGTACTAGCCGAAAGGTCCCGTGCAGTAGCAATTTGTGTGATCTCCAGAATGCCTGCCCATCTGCAAGTAACAGCTGCCCCTACAGTATCGAATACTTATCTCATAACACGTCATCCTCCGGGGTACTTGTTGAGGATGTAGTGTACCTGATAACCGAATCTGGACAGCCGAAAATTGTTACAGCCCCCATAACATTCGG TTGTGGGCAGATTCAGACAGGTTCATTTCTAGGCAATGGTGCGCCCAATGGTTTGCTTGGTCTTGGTATGGACAGTACATCACTTCCTAGTCTTCTAGCAAGTGAAGGAATCGCGGCCAATTCATTCTCCATGTGCTTTGGAGAAGATGGTCATGGTACACTCAACTTTGGGGACATGGGAAGCTCAGACCAGCAGGAAACTCCATTAAGTATCTATAAACAAAA CCCATATTACAACATAAGCATCACTGGTGTTACTGTGGGAAGTAAATCATTTAACACCATGTTTAGTGCTATTGTTGACTCCGGCACCTCTTTCACGACTTTGGCTGATCCAATGTACACTGAAATCACTAGCAGT TTCAATTCACAAGTCCAAGATAAGCCAAGCCAACTGAACTCTTCCCTGCCATTCGAATATTGCTACTCCGTAAG TGCCAAGGGATCTGTCAATCCTCCAAACATAAGTCTGGCAGCAAAAGGTGGAAGCATATTTCCAGTTAATGATCCAATAATTACGTTAACGGACACTGCATCT AATCCAATTGGCTATTGCTTGGCTATTATGAAGAGCGAGGGTGTTAACTTAATAGGGG AGAATTTTATGTCTGGGCTGAAGGTTGTATTTGATCGAGAGAGGATGGTCTTGGGTTGGAAAATTTTTGATT GTTACAGCGCGGACAGTTCAAGCAACCTTCCAGTAAACCCAAATCCTTCTGCTGTTCCTCCAAAGCCTGCATTAGGACCGAACAGTTACAACCCTGAAGCTGTCAATGTATTGCAACCTTCTGCAAGTTTTTCACTGCAGCAGTATTTCAACAGAAACGTGGTCATGGCAGCTGCTCTGCTATTTCTCGCGATCCTTTGA